In the Drosophila gunungcola strain Sukarami unplaced genomic scaffold, Dgunungcola_SK_2 000001F, whole genome shotgun sequence genome, one interval contains:
- the LOC128262704 gene encoding piezo-type mechanosensitive ion channel component isoform X13 — protein MVFSYACMVIQRIVVPAVLVLAALMRPVGISFVYLLMFFVSPFVPLATRRNFKGSVTAFFIILLTLSTLVLLGHITLQILAVSLTLPIYNCSFSERLLRHIGFVSFIDLQPFAIIEWLVPEVLVFATSLGSYLTVKRVASQPVGAEQLENGEVVDGQAENAQSSTAPAPDANGGDVQQATATTPLQQQQQQLRKRVSMISQHIHFEGLIKISPLFCLATLFFAAVLRPSVPGGFYFLIFLLAGTYWATCQTLQRGFALLLRCVMVVLVLHSLSIVSYQTPWMQSHLNHTTLTARLIGLEPLIESYCSPDIRVFLYNNKLSLDSYLNPFALFFAYFALALTTKHLIKPRVELKSATAFGQQLDCNSSSISNTTGNKVNRQLSLLTSQTSRGRRDGSNPGGGGATTTTTTTTTTASTTVRNQRLSVSLRRDQRATLNEPTETTPLVRQSTRKSRTPQPVESGSSVAPSAIQRGNAIQLDSMEQRSEQENTTTSILDQISYGFVSVGSFIYQNSYIFTNILMMAWSIVYHSWLTFVLLLWANVLWMIPNQRKAMMRSSPFIVLYAEALLVAQYIYGMDLNNNELPTKVSTAGINLQQIGFERPIENQMRPCVPLIVKTAFVLMFWVTSRQFFKEKRDRRRDSTLADIIAPLQITVGSAGSSYLINDGKKTSKFLKKAGDVIKNLLVRLWIWLLVLVIFLCAITGENMTVFRICYMALFLFFLLVFQSSSKAWVKIMYGFWLFLIFYAMSILILIYTYQFDKFDTYWNDYLNVSKTLQNDIGLKRYQTKDLFLHLVSPTIIVILTVIQVHYFHKRFIASLQQQPAAAGGSAQQKPTETTALEPAPSKRRGSAGSLRRSQGPSAEAAPGATTDFETSVRDLVRISFRKIKNKSEYIFKNFKDVFWRFLELHIMKAVYIAAFVCSVSEVCVLHIVFVGFCVLGATSRKAVQVVISRLISFIVTIIVLSKMIYQIGYLSHSQYNVVCSDNQTANNAEWIGLTKADKVTGGLMSLLRTYIIYMVIVTLHAVITLRQLQMRVKIGALNAPPTKLLFPNIIRADAEKDLVGLVKYLLNFGFYKFGIEISLIALVSTITYRQDIVAVAYALWLVVLLLLRRSQCAKIWGVFQAFFAISILTQYMVLVGLPPSSCLVYPWDEGTFGEGIQRWTMLPGALHFNHVPKLIFDFIVLVILNRQKSIFCIEQRYASNDDYPGGSNRSVIADIAQLGRVPFDNPTHDFCSYIRNYSDILKNGVLCGFYWFTLAVVFLAGTNIADLLALGYLIGAFIFLWQGSDFYLRPIHTIICRWKWLLAFNVTNILIKTTFQMAGCLFMTQLTTDCCWLVHMLGITCTSNAPKEQVMLPEDTVSVLSPGECPKITHQVVLLWDTICFAFIIFQLRIFKSHYFCHIITDTKANNILASRGADIIESLRHKQIAHRHDHEKQVLHKIKRKMERIRATQQKMLRPLDKQTHFDEHGYPLPAPTVRRRKEIKLHPHATRAGDYYMFEEMDDKFELDLIHDEIDFLEEENITESEMKMQRRKTLYDVWKDLNDAEYRRHFYMRERSYASEPGSRIALKLDDEKEKVGHDLGLATTSDDDEDDDTIECDLGMRTSTLSEPLDFGRRSQSLLEVVSLKCRAFYYIYCL, from the exons ATGGTCTTCAGCTATGCGTGCATGGTGATCCAGCGCATCGTGGTGCCGGCGGTCCTGGTCCTCG CTGCGCTGATGCGACCAGTGGGCATATCCTTTGTGTACCTGCTGATGTTCTTTGTGTCGCCCTTTGTGCCTCTGGCCACGCGTCGCAACTTCAAAGGATCTGTTACCGCCTTCTTCATCATCCTGCTGACGTTGAGCACTCTGGTTCTTTTGGGTCACATAACGCTGCAGATTCTGGCGGTTAGCCTTACCCTACCGATCTACAACTGTTCGTTCAGTGAGCGCTTGCTGCGGCACATTGGCTTCGTGAGCTTTATCGATCTACA GCCATTTGCCATTATCGAGTGGCTGGTGCCAGAGGTGCTGGTTTTTGCCACTTCCCTGGGATCTTATCTTACGGTGAAGCGTGTGGCCTCACAGCCCGTCGGTGCTGAGCAGCTGGAAAATGGCGAAGTGGTCGATGGACAGGCGGAAAACGCCCAATCCTCGACAGCGCCTGCCCCAGATGCCAATGGCGGTGATGTGCAACAGGCCACGGCCACCACgccactgcagcagcagcaacagcagctgaGGAAACGCGTGTCCATGATCAGCCAGCACATCCACTTCGAGGGATTGATCAAGATCT CTCCTCTGTTCTGCCTGGCCACGCTGTTCTTTGCGGCCGTGCTGCGTCCCTCGGTGCCAGGCGGCTTCTACTTTCTCATTTTCCTGCTGGCCGGCACCTACTGGGCAACCTGCCAGACGCTGCAACG GGGCTTTGCGTTGTTGCTGCGCTGCGTGATGGTCGTCCTGGTGCTGCACTCCCTGTCCATTGTGTCCTACCAGACGCCCTGGATGCAGAGCCACCTCAATCATACCACTTTGACAGCCCG TTTGATTGGATTGGAACCGCTCATTGAATCCTACTGCTCGCCGGACATCCGAGTATTTCTTTACAATAATAAGCTGTCTCTGGACTCGTACCTCAATCCGTTTGCATTGTTCTTTGCGTATTTCGCTCTGGCCCTGACGACCAAGCATCTCATTAAGCCACGG GTGGAATTGAAATCCGCCACCGCCTTTGGCCAGCAGCTAGATTGCAatagcagcagcatcagcaacaccACCGGCAACAAGGTCAACCGCCAGCTATCGCTGCTCACCTCGCAGACCTCGCGTGGTCGCCGGGATGGGTCCAATCCTGGCGGAGGTGGAGCCACCactaccaccaccaccaccactaccaccgCATCGACCACAGTCCGCAATCAGCGCTTGAGT GTTTCTTTGCGCCGTGATCAGCGTGCAACGTTGAATGAACCGACTGAGACGACGCCT TTGGTGCGTCAAAGCACACGAAAGTCGCGCACACCGCAACCGGTGGAGAGTGGATCCTCGGTGGCACCCAGTGCAATCCAACGGGGCAATGCAATTCAGCTGGACTCCATGGAGCAGCGGTCGGAGCAGGAGAACACCACCACCTCCATACTGGATCAGATATCGTATGGGTTCGTCAGCGTGGGAAGTTTCATCTATCAGAACAGCTATATATTCACCAATATTCTGATGATG GCCTGGTCCATAGTCTACCACAGTTGGCTGACTTTTGTGCTGCTGCTTTGGGCCAATGTGCTGTGGATGATTCCCAATCAGCGGAAGGCCATGATGCGTTCTAGTCCATTTATTGTCCTATATGCTGAGGCGCTACTGGTGGCCCAGTACATATACGGCATGGATCTGAACAACAATGAACTTCCTACGAAGGTTTCC ACGGCGGGCATTAACCTGCAGCAAATTGGCTTCGAACGACCCATCGAGAACCAGATGCGTCCGTGTGTGCCGCTGATCGTGAAGACTGCCTTTGTGCTGATGTTTTGGGTGACGTCGCGGCAGTTCTTCAAGGAGAAGCGCGATCGTCGGAGAGATAGCACCCTGGCGGACATCATTGCACCACTGCAAATCACCGTGGGATCGGCTGGTTCCAGCTACCTCATCAACGACGGCAAGAAGACCTCAAAGTTCCTAAAGAAGGCCGGCGATGTGATCAAGAATCTGCTGGTGCGCTTGTGGATTtggctgctggtgctggtgatCTTCCTCTGTGCGATCACTGGGGAGAACATGACCGTCTTCCGCATCTGCTACATGGCCCTGTTCCTATTCTTCTTGCTGGTCTTTCAATCCTCGTCCAAGGCCTGGGTTAAGATCATGTACGGCTTCTGGCTGTTCCTGATCTTCTACGCCATGTCCATACTCATATTGATCTATACATATCAGTTCGACAAGTTCGATACCTACTGGAATGACTATCTCAATGTGTCCAAGACGCT GCAAAACGACATTGGTCTTAAGCGCTATCAGACCAAGGATTTGTTCCTCCACTTGGTCTCGCCCACGATAATTGTGATTCTGACCGTGATCCAAGTGCACTACTTCCACAAACGCTTCATTGCCTCACTGCAGCAACAGCCAGCGGCGGCTGGCGGCTCGGCACAGCAGAAACCCACGGAGACAACTGCCCTGGAACCGGCGCCATCCAAGCGTCGTGGCAGCGCCGGTTCACTGCGTCGATCGCAGGGTCCTTCGGCGGAGGCTGCTCCCGGAGCCACCACCGATTTCGAGACATCTGTGCGGGATTTGGTGCGCATTTCGTTCCGCAAGATCAAGAACAAGTCGGAGTACATTTTCAAGAACTTCAAGGACGTCTTCTGGCGCTTCCTGGAGCTGCACATCATGAAGGCTGTCTATATCGCAGCCTTTGTCTGTAGTGTCAGCGAAGTTTGCGTCCTGCACATTGTCTTCGTGGGCTTCTGTGTGCTGGGCGCCACCTCGCGCAAGGCTGTCCAGGTGGTGATCAGCCGCCTCATCTCGTTCATTGTCACGATCATAGTGCTGTCCAAGATGATCTATCAGATCGGGTACCTCAGCCACTCACAGTATAATGTGGTTTGT TCGGACAACCAGACAGCCAACAATGCCGAGTGGATAGGCCTTACCAAGGCCGACAAGGTAACGGGTGGACTGATGAGTCTGCTGCGCACCTACATCATCTACATGGTAATTGTGACCTTGCATGCAGTGATCACTCTGCGTCAGCTGCAAATGCGCGTCAAGATCGGTGCCTTGAATGCACCACCCACCAAGCTGCTGTTTCCCAACATTATTCGAGCTGATGCTGAAAAGGATCTGGTGGGATTGGTGAAGTATCTCCTCAACTTTGGCTTCTACAAGTTTGGCATCGAGATATCGCTGATCGCCCTGGTCTCCACCATCACATACCGCCAGGACATTGTGGCCGTGGCCTATGCTCTGTGGCTGGTGGTGCTGTTGCTCCTCAGGAGATCGCAGTGTGCCAAAATATGGGGCGTTTTCCAGGCCTTCTTTGCCATCTCCATACTGACACAGTATATGGTTTTGGTTGGCCTGCCGCCGAGCTCATGTCTGG TTTATCCCTGGGATGAGGGCACCTTTGGCGAGGGCATCCAACGCTGGACAATGCTGCCGGGAGCCCTGCACTTCAACCACGTGCCCAAGCTGATCTTCGACTTCATTGTGCTTGTCATCCTGAATCGCCAGAAGAGCATCTTCTGCATCGAGCAGCGCTATGCCAGCAACGATGACTATCCCGGTGGCAGCAACCGCAGTGTGATCGCGGATATCGCTCAACTGGGTCGCGTTCCCTTCGACAATCCCACCCACGATTTCTGCTCGTACATACGCAACTACTCGGACATACTGAAGAACGGAGTGCTGTGCGGCTTCTACTGGTTCACCCTGGCGGTGGTTTTCCTGGCCGGCACCAATATTGCTGATCTGCTGGCCCTGGGCTATCTAATCGGGGCTTTTATATTCCTGTGGCAGGGCTCTGACTTCTATCTGCGACCCATCCACACCATCATCTGTCGCTGGAAGTGGCTGCTGGCCTTTAATGTGACGAATATACTGATCAAGACGACCTTCCAAATGGCCGGCTGTCTGTTTATGACACAACTGACCACCGATTGCTGCTGGCTGGTGCACATGTTGGGCATCACCTGCACGAGTAATGCTCCTAAGGAGCAGGTAATGCTGCCCGAGGACACGGTTTCGGTACTTTCGCCCGGCGAGTGCCCCAAGATCACCCATCAGGTGGTTCTGCTGTGGGACACCATCTGCTTTGCCTTCATCATCTTCCAGCTGCGCATCTTTAAGTCTCACTACTTCTGTCACATCATCACGGACACCAAGGCAAATAATATCCTGGCCTCAAG AGGAGCCGACATTATTGAGAGCCTGCGACACAAGCAGATTGCCCACCGCCACGACCATGAAAAGCAGGTGCTGCACAAGATCAAGCGGAAGATGGAGCGCATCCGAGCCACGCAGCAGAAGATGCTTCGTCCCCTGGACAAACAGACCCACTTTGATG aacATGGTTATCCACTTCCTGCACCAACAGTACGCAGAAggaaggaaattaaattacatcCACATg CTACACGTGCTGGTGATTACTACATGTTTGAGGAGATGGATGATAAGTTTGAACTCGACTTGATACACGATGAGATTGACTTTTTGGAGGAGGAGAACATCACCGAAAGTGAGATGAAGATGCAGCGCCGCAAGACACTCTACGAC GTGTGGAAGGATCTCAATGATGCCGAGTACCGTCGCCACTTCTATATGCGTGAGCGTTCGTACGCCTCAGAGCCGGGCTCTCGCATAGCCCTGAAGTTGGACGACGAGAAGGAGAAGGTGGGCCACGACCTGGGCCTGGCCACCAccagcgacgacgacgaggacgacgaTACCATTGAGTGCGATCTGGGCATGCGCACCTCGACGCTGTCCGAGCCACTAGACTTTGGGCGTCGCAGCCAGTCGCTGCTCGAGGTTGTGAGTCTGAAGTGCAGAGCTTTCTACTACATATATTGTCTTTAA
- the LOC128262704 gene encoding piezo-type mechanosensitive ion channel component isoform X12 yields MWFSDNQTANNAEWIGLTKADKVTGGLMSLLRTYIIYMVIVTLHAVITLRQLQMRVKIGALNAPPTKLLFPNIIRADAEKDLVGLVKYLLNFGFYKFGIEISLIALVSTITYRQDIVAVAYALWLVVLLLLRRSQCAKIWGVFQAFFAISILTQYMVLVGLPPSSCLVYPWDEGTFGEGIQRWTMLPGALHFNHVPKLIFDFIVLVILNRQKSIFCIEQRYASNDDYPGGSNRSVIADIAQLGRVPFDNPTHDFCSYIRNYSDILKNGVLCGFYWFTLAVVFLAGTNIADLLALGYLIGAFIFLWQGSDFYLRPIHTIICRWKWLLAFNVTNILIKTTFQMAGCLFMTQLTTDCCWLVHMLGITCTSNAPKEQVMLPEDTVSVLSPGECPKITHQVVLLWDTICFAFIIFQLRIFKSHYFCHIITDTKANNILASRGADIIESLRHKQIAHRHDHEKQVLHKIKRKMERIRATQQKMLRPLDKQTHFDEHGYPLPAPTVRRRKEIKLHPHATRAGDYYMFEEMDDKFELDLIHDEIDFLEEENITESEMKMQRRKTLYDKSKDAPTGDFPSTSKGISKERDAATASSSASPAPTRDVADLPVIPPPSTGPGREATSKETSDSKSKMEVDSGEVTAKDSDEDFDTNPIIRLLEGFLVTLTIRLNRFSRNYRFVNRILAGEKKTLKESSSLNRLGLSSAAAMFHFLKSNLESDESGPPASTSTPRRVVIAPPNATEHTDPTSTTQNTDTTTTPLSPPEPLQPLQPPTTTSTPQQQHQHIRAVDEIIELPVDTVDAVTSRKQSINSSPPAKGTMLSRKSDCGLPEIRIKAPSLERGAHYYHNHHSGGGSGSLSKHWSYEQVDSAGEFNLEEENFAMRDHHIIVELLISSWYALLANTDLICYIVVFVNQVVNASLISLPLPIMVFLWGTLSLPRPTKTFWVTLIAYTQAIVLIKCIFQFKLIWSNYHQLPNQPLAPAKIFGVENKAHYAIYDLILLLVLFLHRYLLKSQGLWKSGYKDTDNQFTKPTASIDDRDDSDNLSQPDSRQLNEDAAQKMSLQVSQASLPGSPEFSKSGINQLERTKYTSSLYKFFFSLVHKSRLATDVYALMFLCDFVNFFVLLFGFTAFGTQQTESDEGVQTYLAENKVPIPFLIMLLVQFLLIVIDRALYLRKALVNKIIFHFFSVIGIHIWMFFVVPAVTERTFNSLAPPIIFYVIKCFYMLLSSYQIKSGYPKRILGNFFTKGFSMVNMIAFKVYMQIPFLYELRTILDWVCIDSTMTIFDWLKMEDIFSNIYLIRCTRQSETDFPAMRAQKKASLSKLIMGGTVVLLIVICIWGPLCLFALGNAVGTSNVPYQVSLSIRIGPYDPIYTTNNYDSIYEINPEMYSQMTNAYIKEKQALTFIAGYDATDVAAVRLAGNSPSLWNIAPPDRQRLLNDLRNNHTLKARFSYSLTRKAPAKGLKETVGDEHAISLDESFEGRAALIHMLSETHDVEPVPSNTTTTNETTTAPTPKVEEVVVIPGMIPKFIKVLNSGDAAVVSVLSEKHHEYRPLVIKMHRDNETNGLWWEIRDFCNDTFYNETLSKFAYSNCTSGIVMYTFNDKKFPSTFSFLTAGGIIGLYTTFVLLASRFMKSFIGGQNRKIMFEDLPYVDRVLQLCLDIYLVREALEFALEEDLFAKLLFLYRSPETLIKWTRPKEEYVDDDGDTDSIPSRMSVRRPEQLQQQQQQLQ; encoded by the exons ATGTGGTTT TCGGACAACCAGACAGCCAACAATGCCGAGTGGATAGGCCTTACCAAGGCCGACAAGGTAACGGGTGGACTGATGAGTCTGCTGCGCACCTACATCATCTACATGGTAATTGTGACCTTGCATGCAGTGATCACTCTGCGTCAGCTGCAAATGCGCGTCAAGATCGGTGCCTTGAATGCACCACCCACCAAGCTGCTGTTTCCCAACATTATTCGAGCTGATGCTGAAAAGGATCTGGTGGGATTGGTGAAGTATCTCCTCAACTTTGGCTTCTACAAGTTTGGCATCGAGATATCGCTGATCGCCCTGGTCTCCACCATCACATACCGCCAGGACATTGTGGCCGTGGCCTATGCTCTGTGGCTGGTGGTGCTGTTGCTCCTCAGGAGATCGCAGTGTGCCAAAATATGGGGCGTTTTCCAGGCCTTCTTTGCCATCTCCATACTGACACAGTATATGGTTTTGGTTGGCCTGCCGCCGAGCTCATGTCTGG TTTATCCCTGGGATGAGGGCACCTTTGGCGAGGGCATCCAACGCTGGACAATGCTGCCGGGAGCCCTGCACTTCAACCACGTGCCCAAGCTGATCTTCGACTTCATTGTGCTTGTCATCCTGAATCGCCAGAAGAGCATCTTCTGCATCGAGCAGCGCTATGCCAGCAACGATGACTATCCCGGTGGCAGCAACCGCAGTGTGATCGCGGATATCGCTCAACTGGGTCGCGTTCCCTTCGACAATCCCACCCACGATTTCTGCTCGTACATACGCAACTACTCGGACATACTGAAGAACGGAGTGCTGTGCGGCTTCTACTGGTTCACCCTGGCGGTGGTTTTCCTGGCCGGCACCAATATTGCTGATCTGCTGGCCCTGGGCTATCTAATCGGGGCTTTTATATTCCTGTGGCAGGGCTCTGACTTCTATCTGCGACCCATCCACACCATCATCTGTCGCTGGAAGTGGCTGCTGGCCTTTAATGTGACGAATATACTGATCAAGACGACCTTCCAAATGGCCGGCTGTCTGTTTATGACACAACTGACCACCGATTGCTGCTGGCTGGTGCACATGTTGGGCATCACCTGCACGAGTAATGCTCCTAAGGAGCAGGTAATGCTGCCCGAGGACACGGTTTCGGTACTTTCGCCCGGCGAGTGCCCCAAGATCACCCATCAGGTGGTTCTGCTGTGGGACACCATCTGCTTTGCCTTCATCATCTTCCAGCTGCGCATCTTTAAGTCTCACTACTTCTGTCACATCATCACGGACACCAAGGCAAATAATATCCTGGCCTCAAG AGGAGCCGACATTATTGAGAGCCTGCGACACAAGCAGATTGCCCACCGCCACGACCATGAAAAGCAGGTGCTGCACAAGATCAAGCGGAAGATGGAGCGCATCCGAGCCACGCAGCAGAAGATGCTTCGTCCCCTGGACAAACAGACCCACTTTGATG aacATGGTTATCCACTTCCTGCACCAACAGTACGCAGAAggaaggaaattaaattacatcCACATg CTACACGTGCTGGTGATTACTACATGTTTGAGGAGATGGATGATAAGTTTGAACTCGACTTGATACACGATGAGATTGACTTTTTGGAGGAGGAGAACATCACCGAAAGTGAGATGAAGATGCAGCGCCGCAAGACACTCTACGAC AAGTCGAAGGATGCACCCACTGGCGACTTTCCGTCCACCAGCAAGGGCATCTCCAAGGAACGCGATGCGGCCACAGCTTCCAGTTCGGCCAGTCCAGCGCCCACCAGGGATGTGGCTGATCTGCCCGTGATACCGCCACCTTCAACTGGCCCGGGGCGAGAGGCCACCTCCAAGGAAACCTCGGATAGCAAGTCCAAAATGGAAGTCGATAGCGGCGAGGTGACGGCCAAGGATTCCGATGAGGACTTCGACACCAATCCCATTATCAGACTGCTCGAGGGCTTCTTGGTCACGCTGACCATAAGACTGAACCGCTTCTCGCGCAACTATCGTTTTGTCAATCGCATTTTGGCTGGCGAGAAGAAGACCCTTAAG GAATCCAGCTCGTTGAATCGCTTGGGACTGTCCAGTGCCGCTGCCATGTTCCACTTCCTCAAGTCCAATCTCGAGAG CGATGAAAGCGGCCCGCCCGCCTCCACATCCACCCCGCGGCGGGTGGTCATCGCACCACCGAATGCCACCGAGCACACAGATCCTACCAGCACCACACAGAACACAGACACGACAACCACACCGCTATCACCACCCGAACCACTGCAACCACTGCaaccaccaacaacaaccagtacaccacagcaacagcatcagcaCATTCGCGCTGTCGACGAAATCATCGAACTGCCCGTAGATACCGTCGATGCAGTCACCTCTAG aAAACAATCAATCAATTCATCGCCGCCAGCCAAGGG CACGATGCTCAGTCGAAAATCGGACTGTGGCCTGCCCGAGATCCGCATTAAAGCTCCATCTCTCGAGCGCGGTGCACATTATTACCATAATCACCACAGCGGCGGTGGCTCAGGATCCTTGAGCAAGCACTGGTCCTACGAGCAGGTGGACAG CGCGGGGGAATTCAACCTGGAGGAGGAGAACTTTGCCATGCGAGATCATCATATCATTGTGGAGTTGCTGATCTCCTCGTGGTACGCCTTGTTGGCCAACACGGATCTCATCTGCTATATTGTGGTGTTCGTCAATCAG GTGGTTAATGCCAGTCTTATTTCGCTGCCGCTGCCCATAATGGTGTTCTTGTGGGGCACCTTGTCTCTGCCACGCCCCACAAAAACTTTCTGGGTCACTCTGATTGCCTACACCCAGGCCATTGTGCTGATCAAGTGCATCTTCCAGTTCAAACTGATCTGGTCCAACTACCACCAACTGCCCAATCAGCCGCTGGCACCAGCCAAAATCTTTGGCGTGGAGAATAAGGCACACTATGCCATTTATGATCTGATCCTTTTGCTGGTACTGTTCCTGCATCGCTATCTGCTTAAGTCGCAGGGCCTGTGGAAATCGGGCTACAAGGATACGGATAATCAGTTCACCAAACCCACCGCTAGCAT TGATGATCGCGATGATAGCGACAATCTATCGCAACCCGACTCCCGCCAGCTGAACGAAGATGCTGCTCAGAAGATGAGTCTGCAAGTGAGTCAGGCTTCTTTGCCTGGATCGCCAGAGTTTAGCAAGAGTGGCATCAACCAGCTAGA ACGCACCAAGTACACCTCTTCGCTGTACAAGTTCTTCTTTAGTCTGGTTCACAAATCCCGCCTAGCCACTGATGTCTATGCCCTGATGTTCCTCTGCGATTTTGTGAACTTCTTTGTGCTGCTTTTTGGCTTCACTGCATTTGGA ACCCAACAAACCGAAAGCGACGAGGGTGTGCAGACTTATCTGGCGGAGAACAAAGTGCCCATACCTTTCCTGATCATGCTACTGGTTCAGTTCCTGCTCATCGTTATAGATCGAGCCTTGTACCTGCGCAAAGCCCTGGTCAACAAGATCATCTTCCACTTCTTCTCGGTGATTGGCATACACATCTGGATGTTCTTCGTGGTGCCGGCTGTCACGGAGCGCACCTTCAACTCCCTGGCACCGCCCATCATTTTCTACGTGATCAAGTGCTTCTACATGCTGCTGAGCTCGTATCAAATCAAATCCGGCTACCCCAAGCGCATTCTGGGCAACTTCTTCACCAAGGGCTTCTCGATGGTCAACATGATCGCCTTCAAGGTGTATATGCAGATCCCATTCCTGTACGAGCTGCGAACGATCTTGGATTGGGTGTGCATCGACAGCACAATGACCATCTTTGACTGGCTGAAGATGGAGGACATTTTCTCAAACATCTATCTGATTCGCTGCACCAGGCAGTCGGAGACCGATTTTCCGGCGATGAGAGCCCAGAAGAAGGCCTCACTTTCCAAGCTAATCATGGGCGGCACCGTTGTCCTGCTGATTGTGATTTGCATTTGGGGACCACTGTGTCTGTTCGCTCTGGGCAATGCCGTCGGCACCTCGAATGTGCCCTATCAGGTGTCTCTGTCGATCCGAATTGGACCCTATGATCCCATCTACACCACGAATAACTACGATAGCATATACGAGATCAATCCCGAGATGTACTCTCAGATGACTAATGCCTATATTAAGGAAAAACAGGCTCTGACGTTTATAGCTGGCTATGATGCAACGGATGTGGCCGCAGTTCGACTGGCTGGGAACTCGCCATCCCTTTGGAATATAGCTCCACCGGATAGGCAGCGGTTGCTAAATGATTTGAGAAATA aCCACACACTGAAGGCCCGCTTTTCCTATTCCCTCACGCGAAAGGCACCCGCCAAGGGATTAAAGGAGACTGTTGGCGATGAGCATGCCATTTCCCTGGACGAATCCTTCGAGGGACGCGCGGCTCTTATCCATATGCTTAGCGAGACTCATGATGTGGAGCCGGTTCCTAGCAATACCACCACCACCAATGAAACCACTACCGCTCCCACTCCCAAAGTCGAAGAAGTTGTTGTGATACCCGGCATGATACCCAAGTTTATCAAGGTTCTCAATTCGGGCGATGCCGCTGTGGTTAGTGTGCTGAGTGAGAAACACCACGAATACCGACCGCTGGTCATCAAAATGCATCGAGACAACGAGACCAATGGCTTGTGGTGGGAGATCCGGGACTTTTGCAACGATACCTTCTACAACGAAACGCTGTCCAAGTTTGCCTACAGCAACTGCACATCGGGCATAGTGATGTACACATTCAACGACAAGAAGTTCCCATCGACGTTCAGTTTCCTCACAGCGGGAGG CATCATTGGTTTGTACACCACCTTTGTGTTATTGGCCTCGCGCTTCATGAAGTCCTTCATTGGGGGTCAGAACCGAAAGATCATGTTTGAGGATCTGCCTTACGTTGATAGGGTACTGCAACTTTGTCTGGATATTTATCTG GTACGAGAGGCTTTGGAATTCGCCCTGGAGGAAGATCTGTTTGCCAAATTGCTCTTCCTGTACCGATCGCCCGAGACGCTAATCAAGTGGACCCGTCCCAAGGAGGAGTACGTGGACGATGACGGCGACACCGACTCCATTCCCAGCCGAATGAGTGTACGTCGGCcagagcagctgcagcagcagcagcagcaactacaATAA